The following proteins come from a genomic window of Nitrospirota bacterium:
- a CDS encoding YdjY domain-containing protein: MERDFLKHIGTGILVTIVMALLTASVFADSHEKKGHQLIAKVGSTGIQNFPTRENPVIVDEKGKRVLIYTEVHEMNVHQPNVHWGVVFKEGKYQDRAILKAYAHNLDFYDGLIKIGAKPGNTLTKETVGKHVEGDTLNITATWPGLGKELSLNEIFWDEQGKDFHIKFGGNRKASEEQKTGCITCLESCWIAVSSNASYPQTGTLKRFINPNSRYKGRAEVLPTDGKPVILIYRVAHSK; the protein is encoded by the coding sequence ATGGAAAGAGATTTCTTAAAGCACATCGGCACTGGTATTCTCGTAACAATAGTTATGGCACTGCTCACCGCAAGCGTCTTCGCTGATTCGCACGAGAAAAAAGGACATCAGCTGATCGCAAAAGTAGGCAGCACAGGTATACAGAATTTCCCGACAAGGGAAAACCCTGTCATTGTCGATGAAAAAGGCAAGCGGGTATTGATCTACACGGAAGTGCATGAAATGAACGTCCATCAGCCGAACGTCCACTGGGGCGTGGTATTCAAAGAGGGCAAATACCAGGACCGGGCGATTCTCAAGGCCTACGCTCATAATCTCGATTTCTACGATGGTCTGATAAAGATCGGCGCAAAGCCCGGCAATACCTTGACAAAAGAGACGGTCGGCAAGCATGTGGAAGGTGATACTTTGAACATAACCGCCACCTGGCCCGGACTGGGAAAAGAGCTTTCATTAAACGAAATCTTCTGGGATGAACAGGGCAAGGATTTCCATATCAAATTCGGCGGCAACCGCAAAGCCTCAGAGGAGCAGAAGACCGGATGCATCACCTGCCTCGAAAGCTGCTGGATTGCGGTATCGAGCAATGCATCCTACCCGCAGACCGGCACATTGAAAAGGTTCATCAACCCGAATTCTAGGTATAAGGGACGCGCAGAAGTGCTCCCGACCGACGGCAAACCCGTGATTCTCATCTACAGGGTAGCACATTCAAAGTAA